DNA from Macrobrachium rosenbergii isolate ZJJX-2024 chromosome 13, ASM4041242v1, whole genome shotgun sequence:
ACATCAATTAACCTGTGCGAATAAGGTCAAGACAGCCTCTACTAAGCCTTCAAGTTAACTTGGAAGCAGGTTAATTACAAATGAATAATGAGCAATGAGTTCTCTTCAGTGTTATTACACATTAGGAGTTTGAGGTGAAAAGCCTATGGACTCTAACAGAAGGAGGTCATAGACAGTTTATCCTCTACTCTCTTGTTATAACATTTTTCTAAGATCCTTTAAGGGTTCTTTAGTCTTCGCATTTTGTGAACTTACTCTCTGTTTGTTACTGCGGAAGGATTCACTCAGTGAAATAGGCCATGAGCTGATTCATTGCTTGTAACATAGACTGAAAATTGGATACCACTGGGCTACATTCACCTCCTACATTGATGACCAGGAACAGCAACTTGAAAGCCACTGATGCTTAATTATTTGTGTCTATCTGGGCACTCCCCATGATCTTCATGCAAAACCCGTGATTTATGGCCCTCTTTCGAGACGACGTAATGTCCACGGTACAATCACCTCTCCAAAAATTTACTCTAAAGAACCCAAAATTATCAAAAGCGAGAACTTCTGTAAACAGTGATAGCAAATAAAATTAGTACTTTATTCATCACTGaaggaataatatttttcttgaacactCGGCATCtcaaattaaacataataaattacatgaaatcaAGGAGAGTCAggaattttgattaataataaatatctttgaaaattataaaatttattttataaaagaatagatttcacattttctttagaaACTCTTCAATATCTAACAATTTGTTGGGTTTCTTGATTGAAAAAGGTTCATGACGGTCATTGATGCAATGACTTCAATTATCTTCATGGAagttgttcatcttctgaaaagtTCTTTATTAGCCAtgaaatcctccaaatcctccaaggCCACCAAATCCACCGCCAAAGCCTCCAAAGCCACCGCCGTATCCGCCGTAGCCAAAGCCGTATCCGAAGGGTCTGTAGCCGTAACCGCCGAAGCCATAGGGACTCTGTCCAAAGAAGTGGCGTCGGCTAGGTTCAGGTGCTGGCAGGGCTCCTGTGACCTCCATCAGGGCAAAAAGGGCCACCAACGCCAACAACGCAACGACGATCTACAAATGGAATAAAGGAAATTGATTTACAAAACCCTCAGATAAATCTGAAGTTGGAGTCACTGCATCGAACCCTGCTTGGCTGAGAACGTGCATGAAACGGTAAAATTTGgtatgaaattatttgaaaatcaaatatgatttattatttatatattatatatatatatatatatatatatatatatatatatatatgtatatatatatatatatatatatatatatatatatatatatatatatatatatatatatatatatatatatatatattatacttatttacGCGTTTTTAAATGCATCCCTTACAGTGCTGACTATGCTTGGTGGATATTTCTTTATCAACCATCAGGAGTTATTTACACTTTCGTTTAAATAATTAGTGTGTAAAATCATGGATATTCACTGAGCAATATGATAAGTTAGCTTAATGTTCAAGTTATAGTTTGCATTAgattattataatgaaattagCATATTAAACTGATGTTAAAGTATTCGTCAGTAATAGAGTAATTTTTAGTTGTCTGATATGTTTTCTTATAAAGTGAGATTCAACAATAATCTTTACCGTTTTCATGATGAAGAGGATATTTGCTGCTTCCTTCTTGAAGTCTCGACAACTGTTCATCATCGGCCACTGCCACCTTCTATTTATACGAAAGCAGTCGCTCATTGAAGAGTTGCCAACGATCTCTTTTATAGAACTGGGTGAGGAAGAAACCTCTTGCATGGAGAGGAAAGAAAACGTTCAGAGCAGAAATCACCAGACGCATTCTAATGcacatttttaattacataaaagctctttcctttgttttttttattattattattattattattattattattattattattattattattacatctgtATTATCTGTGTTATCATCACAACTGATGTTCGTGAAAAAATCTTTGCGTCATGGTTACGACAATCGGGTAAAACCCGACGATAACCTGCTCTGCATGATTTGGTAAACGTTCATAGTCACCCTCCCGTCGGCCCGCCAGTCCCACGCACCCCACTAACATCTACTTCCCTTCCCCATCATAATTATCCTTATCGTCAGGTTGTCTTCGTTTCACAAATGTTCATAGCAAACCTTCGTTCCAGCTTTCGTTCTGCCTTCAATTACCCCTACTGGATAACATTAAAAGTTCATATACATGCACgcccgcatacacacacacacacactcatatatacatacacatatataatatatatatatatatatatatatatgta
Protein-coding regions in this window:
- the LOC136844705 gene encoding neuropeptide-like protein 33 — its product is MMNSCRDFKKEAANILFIMKTIVVALLALVALFALMEVTGALPAPEPSRRHFFGQSPYGFGGYGYRPFGYGFGYGGYGGGFGGFGGGFGGLGGFGGFHG